Proteins encoded together in one Mycobacterium noviomagense window:
- a CDS encoding amidohydrolase family protein, whose translation MDPYIIISADTHAELPTERYREYVDPEYREDFEAYLAEKTAASQVGGFIDEQFADQWFSEHGEGIAGGWDVALRDKELDGDGVVGEVIFPDADAVTGVAGAPFGAGLGQSGDLDPGRAMAGARAHNRWLAELCSHSPERRAGVAVVPILADVDAAVAEITRAAESGLRGGILIPARWVGYPPYHDRRYDNVWAACQDLQMPVHTHSGPAPQEEYGAHLGIYVTEVRWWGARPLWFALWSGVFERFPRLRWGVTECGAFWANDLLWLMDTRYLREHSAKKMSHLMEGDLTMPPSAYFDRNCFIGATTAERRELARRYEIGVSNILWGNDFPHPEGTWPHTRDWLRRSFWDIPVEETRQMLGLAAAELYNFELDALAPLAERIGPSPEDLGQDDAVSVPKWEMARRTGRHWLTGAEPIPDLVEN comes from the coding sequence GTGGATCCCTACATCATCATCTCCGCAGACACCCACGCCGAGCTTCCGACCGAGCGGTACCGCGAATACGTCGACCCCGAATACCGGGAGGACTTCGAGGCCTACCTGGCCGAGAAGACCGCTGCGTCGCAGGTCGGCGGGTTCATCGACGAGCAGTTCGCCGACCAGTGGTTCTCCGAGCATGGAGAAGGCATCGCCGGCGGATGGGACGTAGCCCTGCGGGACAAGGAACTCGACGGCGACGGGGTGGTCGGCGAAGTCATCTTCCCCGACGCTGACGCCGTCACCGGGGTCGCCGGAGCACCGTTCGGGGCCGGCCTGGGCCAGTCGGGCGATCTCGACCCCGGCCGAGCCATGGCCGGGGCGCGCGCCCACAACCGCTGGTTGGCCGAGCTGTGCAGCCATAGCCCCGAGCGGCGGGCCGGTGTCGCGGTCGTGCCGATACTGGCCGACGTCGACGCGGCCGTAGCCGAAATCACCCGCGCCGCAGAGTCCGGATTGCGGGGCGGAATCCTGATCCCGGCGCGATGGGTCGGCTACCCGCCCTACCACGACCGTCGCTACGACAACGTCTGGGCCGCCTGCCAGGACCTGCAAATGCCGGTACACACCCACTCCGGTCCCGCCCCGCAAGAGGAGTACGGAGCACACCTGGGCATTTATGTCACCGAGGTGCGCTGGTGGGGCGCCCGGCCCCTGTGGTTCGCGTTGTGGTCGGGCGTATTCGAGCGCTTTCCCCGGTTGCGATGGGGGGTCACAGAGTGCGGTGCGTTCTGGGCCAACGATCTGCTCTGGCTGATGGACACGCGGTATCTGCGTGAGCACTCGGCCAAGAAGATGAGCCATCTGATGGAGGGCGATCTGACGATGCCGCCCTCGGCCTACTTCGACCGCAACTGCTTTATCGGGGCCACCACCGCAGAGCGCCGGGAGCTGGCGCGGCGCTACGAGATCGGCGTATCAAACATCTTGTGGGGCAACGACTTCCCTCATCCGGAGGGAACCTGGCCGCACACCCGCGACTGGCTGCGCCGCTCCTTCTGGGATATCCCGGTCGAGGAAACCCGCCAGATGCTGGGCCTGGCAGCAGCTGAGCTGTACAACTTCGAGCTGGATGCCCTCGCCCCATTGGCCGAGCGCATCGGCCCGAGCCCAGAGGACCTCGGCCAGGACGATGCGGTGAGCGTCCCCAAGTGGGAGATGGCCCGCCGGACCGGACGCCACTGGCTGACGGGCGCGGAGCCTATCCCCGACCTCGTCGAGAACTGA
- a CDS encoding DUF5990 family protein, producing the protein MQIRIVGTQLPGRTCGAGDNFPGYVNIHVGVQRKNRRDELLDLQPGDAASVEWAVDCSVNGKDVRGSYIQGRPGERFIYLSWGTVGDEGQFSLFRRAKLLLADVPADVFDAAVSSGALVGILGLTDAKGHPLLRACEAAADSLEFSRIASYNRVVCNFCSRLAFLSSRRGRG; encoded by the coding sequence GTGCAGATCCGGATCGTAGGAACGCAGCTGCCCGGGCGCACCTGCGGCGCGGGCGACAATTTCCCCGGATACGTCAACATCCATGTCGGTGTGCAGCGCAAGAACCGTCGCGATGAGCTGCTGGATCTCCAGCCCGGAGATGCGGCGTCAGTAGAGTGGGCGGTGGATTGTTCCGTCAACGGAAAAGACGTCCGCGGGTCGTATATCCAGGGGCGTCCAGGAGAACGATTCATCTACCTGAGCTGGGGCACCGTCGGCGACGAGGGTCAATTCTCCTTATTTCGGCGCGCGAAGCTGCTGCTCGCCGATGTGCCGGCCGACGTCTTCGACGCGGCCGTATCCTCCGGGGCGCTAGTCGGAATCCTCGGTCTCACCGACGCAAAAGGGCATCCCCTTTTGCGCGCGTGTGAAGCCGCCGCAGATTCACTGGAGTTCAGCCGAATTGCGTCCTATAACCGTGTAGTGTGCAACTTCTGTTCTCGGCTTGCATTCCTCAGTTCTCGACGAGGTCGGGGATAG
- a CDS encoding IclR family transcriptional regulator, with amino-acid sequence MAARPSPQTERVVNLFEYLASDGGQGMTLAEVSRQLSVHKASCHSMLSELLRAGWLLRDPVRKTYHLGPALVRLGREAASRYPALVLARSAMAELSAATGAHCIAFSVSDDHSTVVDQVRSPHGGGHPMSVGTQFPHRPPYGAPIVAWAGPEVRERWLAALPEDVRDRYRDALAAAKQRGYAVGLRLLPDLRLQELALIVRSAEVRSTRLSQLAQELTDELLHQEEWFPVSLDPDRSYEVSHIDSPIPEPGSRIALLLSLVPSAEPMSGAAVARLGEQLSSVTQRLSTALTKEPPWVE; translated from the coding sequence ATGGCTGCACGTCCGTCGCCGCAGACTGAACGGGTCGTGAACCTGTTCGAGTATCTGGCGAGTGATGGGGGCCAAGGGATGACGTTGGCGGAAGTATCGCGCCAGTTGAGTGTCCACAAAGCCAGCTGCCATTCGATGCTGTCTGAACTGCTGCGGGCCGGCTGGCTGCTCCGCGACCCGGTTCGCAAGACCTACCACCTCGGTCCCGCTCTGGTCCGGCTCGGCCGAGAGGCGGCGAGCCGTTATCCGGCCCTGGTGCTGGCCCGGTCGGCGATGGCCGAGTTGTCGGCGGCGACGGGCGCGCACTGCATCGCCTTCTCGGTCAGCGATGACCACTCCACCGTCGTCGATCAGGTGCGAAGCCCGCATGGCGGCGGTCACCCGATGTCCGTGGGCACCCAGTTCCCCCACCGCCCGCCGTACGGGGCGCCGATCGTTGCGTGGGCGGGGCCGGAGGTCCGGGAGCGCTGGCTGGCGGCCCTGCCCGAGGATGTGCGCGATCGCTACCGCGATGCCTTGGCGGCCGCAAAGCAGCGCGGCTACGCGGTCGGTCTTCGTCTTCTGCCCGACTTGCGCCTGCAGGAACTGGCGCTGATCGTGCGGAGCGCCGAGGTGCGGTCCACCCGCTTGAGCCAGCTTGCGCAGGAATTGACCGACGAACTACTCCACCAGGAGGAGTGGTTCCCGGTCAGCCTGGACCCCGACCGCAGCTACGAGGTGAGCCACATCGACTCCCCGATCCCCGAGCCCGGGTCCCGTATCGCCCTGCTGCTCAGCCTGGTCCCCAGCGCCGAGCCGATGAGCGGCGCGGCCGTCGCCCGGCTGGGGGAGCAGCTCTCTTCGGTGACCCAACGGCTCAGCACCGCATTGACGAAAGAGCCTCCGTGGGTCGAATAG
- a CDS encoding SDR family NAD(P)-dependent oxidoreductase, whose product MTDLHGQVAVVTGGAGGIGQALGRRFGREGMKVVLADVLAEPLEEATRTLTDEGIDAAGTLTDVTDYSSVESLAKQTLDRFGAVHVVCNNAGTGGVSEGYMWEHDLADWRWGIDVNVLGVIHGIKAFVPILLDQGEGHVVNTCSGNGGFAPIARGAMGGPANAVYPMTKAAVLCLTESLYTHLEMTGTRVRAHVLFPSGFLNTGIWESWRHRPKRYAATQPRRTPEHRLADVVARFEAAGAHVEFTPLETVADQVVEGIRADRFWMMGPPTPAEEVVRRKAASILARSNPDYLVDVLGQSAEKEPATEGGKR is encoded by the coding sequence ATGACTGACCTTCACGGCCAGGTGGCGGTCGTAACCGGAGGTGCCGGAGGCATCGGCCAAGCCCTGGGCAGGCGTTTCGGCCGCGAAGGCATGAAGGTGGTGCTGGCCGATGTCCTCGCCGAACCGCTCGAAGAAGCAACCCGCACGCTCACGGACGAGGGCATCGACGCCGCCGGGACCCTCACCGACGTCACCGACTATTCCTCGGTCGAGTCGCTCGCCAAGCAGACGCTCGATCGCTTCGGCGCGGTGCACGTGGTGTGCAACAACGCCGGCACCGGCGGAGTTTCCGAGGGTTACATGTGGGAACACGACCTGGCCGACTGGCGCTGGGGAATCGACGTCAACGTGCTCGGCGTCATCCACGGCATCAAGGCCTTCGTGCCCATCCTGCTTGACCAGGGCGAGGGACACGTTGTCAACACCTGCTCGGGCAACGGCGGATTCGCGCCCATTGCCCGCGGGGCCATGGGCGGACCGGCCAACGCGGTCTACCCGATGACCAAGGCCGCCGTGCTCTGCCTGACCGAAAGCCTTTACACCCACCTGGAGATGACCGGGACGCGGGTTCGGGCGCACGTCCTTTTCCCCAGCGGCTTTTTGAACACCGGCATCTGGGAGTCGTGGCGGCACCGCCCGAAGCGCTACGCCGCAACCCAGCCACGTCGCACACCCGAGCACAGATTGGCAGACGTCGTGGCCCGCTTCGAGGCCGCCGGTGCACACGTCGAGTTCACTCCGCTCGAGACGGTCGCTGATCAAGTGGTGGAGGGAATCCGGGCGGACCGCTTCTGGATGATGGGGCCGCCCACACCCGCCGAGGAGGTCGTGCGCCGCAAGGCGGCATCGATCCTCGCTCGCAGCAACCCCGACTACCTGGTCGACGTTCTCGGCCAGAGTGCGGAGAAGGAGCCCGCTACTGAAGGAGGAAAGCGTTGA
- a CDS encoding translation initiation factor IF-2 N-terminal domain-containing protein — MKLNPPRRQKLRVHELAREFGWTSRQLLDELRRRGEFVKSAANTLEAPVVRAIRRDFAAVGGPSDLETAVTRELYGRSAEPHAADESGDSFAAALARAKSKSVPKKAKSRTPQWRSAILQAILDEVIVPRRPEHLDKPHGTYFSWELKQAEEMNAQWAAARLNGLGCDDSEVIGWIRLSGGERPQLAVDLFQGGVSPEEAQLRLGYGGRIDPRRPTLYQRLRDGHMSRSEIIAAVREWHRNNSAG; from the coding sequence ATGAAACTAAACCCACCGCGAAGGCAGAAGCTGCGAGTTCACGAACTCGCCCGAGAATTCGGCTGGACATCACGCCAGCTTCTGGATGAGTTACGCCGCCGCGGTGAGTTCGTGAAGTCAGCGGCGAACACTCTCGAGGCGCCAGTCGTCCGCGCCATCCGCCGGGACTTCGCCGCCGTGGGCGGACCGTCCGACCTCGAAACAGCCGTCACTCGCGAGCTGTATGGCAGGTCCGCGGAGCCTCACGCAGCGGACGAGTCGGGCGATAGTTTCGCCGCAGCCCTCGCACGGGCCAAGTCCAAATCAGTTCCGAAAAAAGCGAAATCGAGAACTCCCCAATGGCGGTCGGCGATTCTCCAGGCAATCCTCGATGAAGTAATCGTTCCGCGGAGGCCAGAGCACCTCGACAAGCCCCACGGTACCTACTTCAGTTGGGAACTCAAACAAGCGGAGGAGATGAACGCCCAATGGGCCGCGGCGCGACTCAACGGCCTTGGCTGTGATGACTCAGAAGTCATCGGGTGGATTCGGTTAAGTGGTGGCGAGCGGCCACAGTTAGCGGTTGATCTCTTCCAGGGTGGTGTTTCGCCCGAAGAGGCGCAGCTTCGACTGGGCTACGGCGGCCGGATCGATCCGCGGCGGCCGACTTTGTATCAGCGGCTTCGCGATGGGCACATGAGCCGATCTGAAATCATCGCAGCGGTCAGGGAATGGCATCGCAATAACTCGGCCGGATAG
- a CDS encoding acetoacetate decarboxylase family protein: MSTSAIRYGPRPPEAQVDHEVDATKAPIATEAVTVTYLTDPEIVAAVLPKPLEPAAEPLVRVQLQRVQIEGRPPFGSAVFSVTARHGDQQGDYPLLMPQSTEQSVTGGRETFGEPKKLAHIEVERVGDRVSATVDRLGYQLIRVNGQVTGPAELPPDQVNTEFYFKFLRSPDGNGITDPHLVYGEYHRHYELLENLDGTLELGESPLDPVADIVIRQITSITWCRRRTIQVGRIATRVPQDWLLPYVHQRYDDVALLAAPRPEPTRV, encoded by the coding sequence TTGAGCACCAGCGCAATTCGCTACGGTCCACGCCCACCCGAGGCGCAAGTCGATCACGAGGTCGACGCGACCAAGGCGCCCATCGCCACCGAGGCGGTGACCGTCACGTACCTCACCGATCCGGAGATCGTCGCGGCCGTACTGCCCAAGCCACTGGAGCCGGCGGCCGAGCCATTGGTGCGGGTTCAGCTTCAGCGGGTCCAGATAGAGGGCAGGCCGCCGTTCGGGTCGGCAGTGTTTTCGGTGACCGCCCGGCACGGCGACCAACAGGGCGACTACCCCCTCCTCATGCCCCAGTCCACCGAACAGTCCGTCACCGGCGGCCGCGAAACCTTCGGCGAACCAAAGAAATTAGCCCACATCGAGGTGGAGCGCGTCGGCGATCGGGTCAGCGCCACCGTTGACCGGCTGGGCTATCAGCTCATCAGAGTGAACGGACAGGTCACCGGCCCGGCGGAGTTGCCGCCCGACCAGGTGAACACCGAGTTCTACTTCAAGTTCCTACGCTCACCCGACGGCAACGGCATCACCGACCCCCACCTGGTCTACGGCGAATACCACCGCCACTACGAGCTGCTCGAAAACCTGGACGGCACACTCGAATTGGGAGAATCGCCGTTGGATCCGGTGGCCGACATCGTGATCCGCCAGATCACCTCGATCACCTGGTGTCGGCGGCGCACCATCCAGGTGGGACGCATCGCGACCCGGGTGCCGCAGGACTGGCTGCTGCCGTATGTGCACCAGCGCTACGACGACGTGGCACTGCTCGCCGCCCCCAGGCCCGAGCCGACGCGGGTATAG
- a CDS encoding nuclear transport factor 2 family protein, with the protein MPTYEHDLIAVVEQSPAAAGRHDRAAWIELFTSDARIEDPVGSRPHIGTHQIERFYDTFIGPRDIVFRRNVDIVAGTTVIRDLELDVSLSSSRRMTIPAVLRYDLDLSQQPPRIAALRAYWELPTMMMQFLRLGCAAAPAGATLAGGLLRHQKLTGTLGFVKALRGAGRQGGTVAARFTGQIASGDTRAAEELLHGPITINDKATQRPEELADRLRAATITKVIASGHTVVVSTTSARGPAVLFATITPRQGLIDSVRCYLPSGAG; encoded by the coding sequence ATGCCTACCTATGAGCACGATCTGATTGCAGTCGTCGAACAATCTCCGGCCGCTGCCGGGCGCCACGACCGTGCCGCCTGGATAGAACTCTTCACCTCGGACGCCCGGATCGAAGACCCTGTCGGGTCGCGCCCACACATCGGAACCCACCAAATCGAGCGGTTCTACGACACGTTTATCGGACCGCGTGACATCGTGTTTCGTCGCAATGTCGACATCGTGGCAGGCACGACGGTGATTCGTGACCTCGAGCTCGACGTATCGCTGTCCAGTTCTCGGCGCATGACCATCCCTGCGGTGCTGCGCTATGACCTCGACCTCTCGCAGCAGCCGCCCCGAATTGCCGCGCTGCGCGCGTATTGGGAACTGCCGACCATGATGATGCAGTTCCTGCGTCTCGGCTGCGCCGCAGCACCGGCGGGCGCCACGCTGGCCGGCGGGCTGCTGCGTCACCAAAAGCTCACCGGGACATTGGGATTCGTCAAAGCTTTGCGCGGCGCCGGACGCCAAGGAGGGACCGTCGCTGCTCGCTTCACCGGACAAATCGCAAGCGGCGACACCCGTGCCGCGGAAGAGCTCCTCCACGGACCTATCACAATCAACGACAAGGCAACCCAGCGCCCCGAGGAGCTTGCCGATCGCCTGCGCGCAGCCACCATCACCAAGGTCATCGCCTCGGGTCATACCGTCGTCGTCTCGACTACTTCCGCTCGCGGCCCGGCTGTACTCTTCGCGACCATCACCCCTCGGCAGGGGCTCATCGACAGCGTGCGCTGCTACCTGCCCAGCGGCGCAGGGTAG
- a CDS encoding amidohydrolase family protein encodes MDRYTVISADCHAGADLLDYREYLDPQYRDEFDDWAKTYVNPFSDLTEPDAERNWNSDRRNADLDREGIAGEVIYPNTVPPFFPQTSLAAPPPETTRELELRWAGLRAHNRWLSDFCSMSPERRAGVGQILLGNLDEAIAEIAQIAKLGLRGGVLLPGVVPGTDLPPLYAEHWEPLWAACEEAGVVVNHHGGNAGPSPLDGWGSSFAVWVYETHWWAHRALWHLIFSGALDRHPDLTVVFTEQGAGWIPATLDSLDVAAARYARASSAIARFAGPTAGSLPLKPSQYWARQCYVGASFMRPVECAERHRIGVEKIMWGSDYPHYEGTTPYTREALRHTFSGVPADEAAAMVGGNAATVYGFDLDVLAPLVDRIGPTVAEVAEPLPAVPADASSTVFEPDPIRAW; translated from the coding sequence ATGGATCGGTACACGGTCATCTCGGCCGACTGCCACGCCGGCGCGGACCTGCTCGACTACCGCGAGTACCTCGATCCGCAATACCGGGACGAATTCGACGACTGGGCAAAGACATACGTCAACCCGTTCAGCGACCTCACCGAGCCCGACGCCGAACGCAACTGGAACAGCGACCGGCGCAACGCTGATCTGGATCGCGAAGGCATTGCGGGAGAAGTCATTTACCCCAATACCGTGCCGCCGTTCTTCCCCCAGACGAGCCTGGCCGCACCGCCACCGGAGACCACCCGCGAGCTCGAGCTGCGCTGGGCCGGTCTGCGTGCGCACAACCGCTGGCTGTCCGACTTCTGTTCTATGTCGCCCGAGCGGCGCGCCGGAGTAGGTCAGATCCTGCTCGGCAACCTCGACGAGGCCATCGCCGAGATCGCACAGATCGCCAAGTTGGGGCTACGCGGCGGTGTGCTGCTGCCCGGCGTCGTCCCCGGTACCGACCTCCCCCCGCTCTACGCCGAGCACTGGGAGCCGCTCTGGGCGGCGTGCGAAGAGGCGGGCGTGGTGGTGAACCATCATGGCGGCAACGCCGGGCCGAGCCCGCTCGACGGGTGGGGCAGCTCGTTCGCCGTGTGGGTGTACGAGACCCACTGGTGGGCCCATCGGGCGCTGTGGCACCTGATCTTCAGCGGCGCACTCGACCGCCACCCTGACCTCACCGTCGTCTTCACCGAGCAAGGCGCCGGCTGGATACCGGCGACCCTCGACTCCCTGGACGTCGCGGCGGCCCGTTACGCGCGAGCCAGCTCGGCGATCGCCCGCTTCGCCGGGCCCACCGCCGGCTCCCTGCCCCTTAAACCCAGCCAGTACTGGGCCCGCCAGTGCTACGTCGGCGCCAGCTTCATGCGGCCCGTCGAATGTGCCGAGCGCCACCGAATCGGCGTCGAGAAGATCATGTGGGGAAGCGACTACCCGCACTACGAGGGCACCACGCCCTACACCCGAGAAGCGTTGCGGCACACCTTCAGCGGCGTCCCAGCCGACGAGGCGGCGGCCATGGTTGGCGGGAACGCCGCGACCGTCTATGGCTTCGACCTCGACGTGCTCGCCCCTCTTGTCGACCGAATCGGCCCGACCGTGGCCGAGGTCGCCGAGCCGCTGCCCGCCGTGCCCGCCGACGCAAGCAGCACCGTCTTCGAGCCCGACCCCATCCGTGCTTGGTAG